The following are from one region of the Eulemur rufifrons isolate Redbay chromosome 17, OSU_ERuf_1, whole genome shotgun sequence genome:
- the SPZ1 gene encoding spermatogenic leucine zipper protein 1, whose product MATSAKSAKMPTPSETINPTPDLHQDSLDPKIMVALFEIGLLPPSTWGSLLSLKNSSHQVTEQQTEQKFQNLLKAIKDILKDVADFEEKITEAKELCDISKDMSELKDKIRRLDEINKMLVKNLLVSLDPEKEQDTKKKEMIVENQNSKNTVQVFARDLVNHSEERKALHEIPPSNENAKCRFLNVQEENQKLRNNMEQLLQEAEHWSEQHIELSELIKSYQKSQKDIKESLENSGVCFQAQPKEASVQHRLEEQVRKLSHDTRSLHLLAASLENECQILQQGMEILKEVQQQKAGTLQGKAIQINCKQDKKDQKPSETGKVETYKQNMQEMQCVFQKKDRFYRSLDVCRNKKARNNQFNTRIARALLGIKRPASSLR is encoded by the coding sequence ATGGCCACCTCTGCTAAATCAGCTAAGATGCCCACCCCCTCTGAAACCATTAACCCTACTCCTGATCTCCATCAAGACTCTTTGGACCCTAAAATTATGGTTGCCTTATTTGAAATCGGATTACTTCCTCCTTCCACCTGGGGCTCTCTCCTCTCCCTAAAGAACAGTAGCCATCAAGTAACAGAACAACAGACTGAACAGAAGTTTCAAAATCTCTTAAAAGCAATTAAAGATATTCTTAAAGATGTGGCAGATTTTGAAGAGAAGATCACAGAAGCAAAAGAACTTTGTGATATTTCCAAGGATATGTCAGAACTTAAAGACAAAATCAGAAGActtgatgaaataaataaaatgctagtgAAAAACCTTCTTGTTAGTTTAGACCCAGAGAAAGAACAGGatacaaagaaaaaggagatgaTAGTGGAAAACCAGAACTCCAAGAACACGGTACAAGTTTTTGCAAGGGATTTGGTAAATcattcagaagaaagaaaagccctTCATGAAATTCCACCAAGTAACGAAAACGCAAAATGCAGATTCCTTAATGTTcaagaagaaaatcagaaactCAGGAACAATATGGAGCAATTACTACAGGAAGCAGAACACTGGAGTGAACAACACATAGAGCTCAGTGAACTGATAAAATCGTATCAGAAATCTCAGAAAGACATAAAAGAGTCTCTTGAAAATAGTGGAGTCTGTTTCCAAGCCCAACCTAAGGAAGCGTCAGTTCAGCACAGGCTGGAGGAACAAGTGAGGAAATTGAGCCATGACACCCGCTCACTGCACTTGCTTGCAGCTTCGCTGGAGAATGAATGCCAAATCCTACAGCAGGGAATGGAGATTCTCAAGGAGGTGCAGCAGCAGAAAGCAGGAACTCTGCAAGGCAAGGCAATTCAGATCAACTGTAAACAGGACAAGAAAGATCAGAAGCCATCAGAAACAGGGAAAGTAGAAACATATAAGCAGAACATGCAAGAAATGCAGTGTGTGTTTCAGAAAAAAGACAGATTCTATAGAAGCCTAGATGTTTGTCGGAATAAGAAAGCTCGAAATAACCAGTTCAATACTCGTATTGCAAGAGCTCTTCTCGGAATAAAGAGGCCAGCCAGCAGCCTAAGatag